One genomic window of Candidatus Pseudobacter hemicellulosilyticus includes the following:
- the ubiE gene encoding bifunctional demethylmenaquinone methyltransferase/2-methoxy-6-polyprenyl-1,4-benzoquinol methylase UbiE: protein MSKPLPHDTIVPFENAGQTKKEQVAAMFDQVAFRYDFLNRFLSGGIDISWRKKAIRELKALKPRQVLDVATGTGDLAIMTHKYLQPEKIIGIDISTGMLEVGRQKVAKLGLSDRIELLKGDSEAINFNDNTFDAITAAFGVRNFEHLETGLREMYRVLKPGGKAVILEFSKPKQVLFKPLYNLYMKVIAPKAGQWLSKNKDAYSYLDKSIKAFPEGETFLHILQQAGFSETTLKRLSLGICTIYCGRKAAG from the coding sequence ATGAGCAAGCCACTACCGCACGATACCATCGTCCCCTTCGAAAATGCCGGTCAGACCAAAAAAGAACAGGTAGCTGCCATGTTCGACCAGGTTGCCTTCCGGTACGATTTCCTGAATCGTTTCCTCTCCGGGGGGATCGATATTAGCTGGCGAAAAAAAGCCATCCGGGAGCTGAAAGCACTAAAACCCAGGCAGGTACTGGATGTGGCCACCGGCACGGGCGATCTGGCCATCATGACCCACAAATATTTACAGCCGGAAAAGATCATTGGCATAGATATTTCAACAGGTATGCTGGAGGTAGGCCGCCAGAAAGTGGCCAAGCTCGGGTTATCAGATCGTATAGAGTTGTTAAAGGGTGATAGTGAAGCAATAAACTTTAATGACAATACGTTTGATGCCATAACCGCAGCCTTCGGTGTGCGCAATTTTGAGCACCTGGAAACCGGCCTGCGGGAAATGTACCGTGTTTTGAAACCTGGCGGCAAAGCCGTAATTTTAGAGTTTTCTAAACCTAAGCAGGTGCTTTTCAAGCCATTGTACAACCTGTATATGAAAGTCATAGCGCCCAAAGCAGGGCAATGGCTCTCAAAGAACAAAGACGCATATTCCTATTTAGATAAATCCATTAAAGCATTTCCCGAAGGCGAAACATTTCTACACATTTTACAACAAGCCGGATTTTCTGAAACCACTTTAAAAAGGTTGAGCTTAGGTATATGCACAATTTACTGCGGAAGAAAAGCCGCCGGATGA
- the yihA gene encoding ribosome biogenesis GTP-binding protein YihA/YsxC has protein sequence MTIKSATYVISSPEHAKAPAPDRPEYAFIGRSNVGKSSLINMLCDNQKLAKTSGTPGKTQLINHFALESLPAPKPGAKARPSQQSWYIVDLPGYGFAKVSQNQRKQWEKMIEHYLRERRNLAMVFILIDSRHSPQQIDLDFVNQLGAWDVPFSLVFTKADKETQREVAKNVKAFLDAMRKTWQFLPRHFVTSAIKKMGKDNILGLIEEMNSEYAAGK, from the coding sequence ATGACCATAAAATCAGCCACTTACGTCATCAGCAGCCCGGAACATGCCAAGGCGCCAGCGCCCGACAGGCCGGAGTATGCTTTTATTGGCCGCAGCAATGTGGGCAAATCTTCCCTGATCAATATGCTGTGCGATAACCAAAAGCTGGCCAAAACCTCGGGCACGCCCGGTAAAACGCAGCTGATCAACCATTTTGCGCTGGAAAGCCTTCCTGCTCCTAAACCCGGCGCCAAGGCCCGTCCCAGCCAGCAGTCCTGGTATATTGTGGACCTGCCCGGTTATGGATTTGCCAAAGTATCCCAGAACCAGCGGAAGCAATGGGAAAAGATGATAGAGCATTACCTGCGCGAACGCCGGAACCTGGCCATGGTCTTTATCCTGATAGATTCCCGGCATTCGCCGCAGCAGATCGACCTGGATTTTGTAAACCAGCTGGGCGCCTGGGATGTACCCTTCAGCCTGGTATTCACCAAGGCCGATAAGGAAACACAGCGGGAAGTGGCCAAAAATGTGAAAGCTTTCCTGGATGCCATGCGTAAGACCTGGCAGTTCCTGCCCCGGCACTTTGTGACCAGTGCCATTAAAAAAATGGGAAAAGACAATATCCTCGGGCTGATAGAAGAAATGAATAGTGAATATGCAGCTGGCAAGTGA
- a CDS encoding ribonuclease H-like YkuK family protein, whose amino-acid sequence MVWRKFNGDPLDQPIIDAVENAIKRETAKGYHLKVCIGTDSQVKGSETEFATVIVFLREGHGGFMFIQNDKTRQQFSIKERMLVEVARSIETAYDLCNLFTQYNVDMEVHADINTNPHFKSNDALKEAMGYILGMGFAFKAKPEAFASSSCANKVVN is encoded by the coding sequence ATGGTATGGAGAAAATTCAATGGTGATCCGCTCGATCAGCCGATCATCGATGCCGTTGAAAACGCCATCAAACGGGAAACCGCAAAAGGTTACCACCTCAAGGTTTGCATTGGCACCGACTCCCAGGTGAAAGGTTCCGAGACCGAATTTGCTACAGTCATTGTTTTCCTCCGGGAAGGCCATGGTGGTTTTATGTTCATCCAGAACGATAAGACCCGTCAGCAGTTCAGCATCAAGGAACGCATGCTGGTGGAAGTGGCCCGCAGCATTGAGACGGCCTACGACCTCTGCAATCTTTTTACGCAGTACAATGTGGATATGGAAGTGCATGCAGACATTAATACCAATCCGCATTTTAAAAGCAATGACGCACTGAAGGAAGCCATGGGCTATATCCTGGGGATGGGCTTTGCCTTTAAAGCCAAACCGGAGGCCTTTGCCAGCAGCAGTTGCGCCAATAAGGTAGTAAACTAA
- a CDS encoding zinc-dependent metalloprotease — protein MNQHISLIATQRIRRMKAILSLIVTGLLTLSVTAQTPSLSSYPAAQATVFLDFDGHTVKGTIWNWSGTIQAKPSGLSPSAITEIFHRVAEDYRIFNLNITTDSTVYHAAPYNKRVRIIVTPTYEWYGKAGGAAFVGTFADGDDQPAFVFSGLLGNNVKNVAEAISHETGHTMGLQHQSSYDRGCKMTAEYAAGTGSGQIGWAPIMGVGYYKNLTTWHNGPNAEGCNVLQQDIAVIASKANGFGLRPDDHANSFAEASPLERSGMDFLAEGLINDKDDQDVFRFTLPTAANFRINAIPNSIGTDNEGANLDIQVSLVNQQADTIGGYNPATLLHAGLDSNLNSGTYYLVVDGVGNANHDDYASLGYYAISGSINQVLPIHRFVLTAYAQPGRHQLQWQYDTDEAVRSVEVEYSLDGVHFSALTPLHADSRNFSWQPAASATVFYRIRAITLADERNYYSNIVSLKQRRQDGYTLLSTLVGQSIHLQTADNYQYQLFDEKGRLLQRGRLAAGTHQLPVRQAPKGLLLLRLQNESGSWSEKLIKQ, from the coding sequence GTGAACCAACATATTAGCCTCATAGCAACTCAACGCATCCGTCGTATGAAAGCTATCCTGTCCCTCATCGTCACCGGCCTACTGACCCTGAGCGTAACGGCCCAAACCCCTTCCCTCAGCAGTTATCCCGCCGCTCAGGCAACGGTATTCCTCGATTTTGACGGACATACTGTCAAAGGCACCATCTGGAACTGGTCCGGGACCATCCAGGCAAAGCCTTCCGGCCTGTCCCCTTCCGCCATCACGGAGATCTTTCACCGGGTGGCGGAGGACTACCGGATCTTCAACCTCAACATCACCACTGATTCCACGGTATATCATGCCGCCCCGTACAATAAGCGTGTACGCATTATTGTTACGCCTACTTATGAATGGTATGGCAAGGCCGGCGGCGCCGCTTTTGTAGGCACTTTTGCCGACGGCGACGATCAGCCCGCCTTTGTATTCAGCGGACTGCTGGGCAACAATGTAAAGAATGTGGCCGAAGCTATCTCCCATGAAACCGGTCATACCATGGGCCTGCAGCACCAGAGCAGTTATGACAGGGGCTGTAAAATGACAGCCGAATATGCAGCCGGTACCGGCAGCGGCCAGATCGGCTGGGCGCCCATCATGGGCGTGGGTTATTACAAGAACCTCACCACCTGGCACAATGGCCCCAATGCTGAAGGCTGTAACGTGCTGCAGCAGGATATTGCCGTTATTGCCAGCAAGGCCAATGGCTTTGGCCTGCGGCCGGACGACCACGCCAATTCCTTTGCTGAGGCCAGCCCGCTGGAACGCTCTGGCATGGATTTCCTGGCAGAGGGACTGATCAACGACAAGGACGATCAGGATGTTTTCCGCTTCACGCTGCCCACGGCAGCCAATTTCCGGATCAATGCCATCCCCAATAGCATCGGGACCGATAACGAGGGCGCCAACCTGGATATCCAGGTATCACTGGTGAACCAGCAGGCCGATACCATTGGCGGCTACAACCCCGCCACCCTGCTGCATGCAGGGCTGGACAGCAACCTCAACAGCGGCACTTATTACCTGGTAGTGGATGGCGTAGGCAATGCCAACCATGACGACTATGCGAGCCTGGGCTACTATGCCATCAGTGGCAGCATCAACCAGGTGCTGCCCATCCATCGATTTGTATTGACAGCCTATGCACAGCCGGGCAGGCACCAGCTGCAATGGCAGTATGATACCGATGAAGCGGTGAGATCGGTGGAAGTGGAGTATTCCCTGGACGGCGTACATTTCAGCGCACTGACGCCCCTGCATGCCGATAGCCGGAACTTCAGCTGGCAGCCAGCAGCGTCCGCCACTGTCTTCTACCGCATCCGCGCCATCACCCTGGCAGATGAAAGAAATTACTATTCCAATATCGTTTCGCTGAAACAGCGGCGGCAGGATGGGTATACCCTGCTCAGCACCCTGGTAGGACAAAGCATCCACCTGCAAACGGCGGACAATTACCAGTACCAGCTCTTTGATGAAAAAGGCCGTTTACTGCAACGCGGCAGGCTGGCGGCAGGTACACACCAGCTGCCTGTCCGGCAGGCGCCCAAAGGCCTGTTGCTGCTTCGCCTCCAGAACGAAAGCGGCAGCTGGAGTGAGAAGTTAATAAAACAATAA
- a CDS encoding CoA-binding protein, with protein MKKTLVLGASDNPSRYSFLALNRLRASGHPVEAIGLKPVKVADVQVHTDKQAFEQIDTVTLYLNPVRQREYYDYILSLHPKRIIFNPGTENPELEDLAKAQGIQTLEACTLVMLGTGQY; from the coding sequence ATGAAAAAGACACTTGTTTTAGGCGCTTCCGATAATCCATCCCGCTACAGCTTCCTGGCCCTGAACCGCCTGCGCGCCAGCGGCCATCCGGTGGAAGCTATTGGCCTCAAACCGGTGAAGGTGGCGGATGTGCAGGTCCATACCGATAAGCAGGCTTTTGAGCAGATCGATACTGTGACCTTATACCTCAATCCTGTCCGCCAGCGGGAATATTATGATTATATACTTTCCCTGCATCCCAAACGCATAATTTTCAACCCCGGCACAGAGAACCCAGAACTGGAAGACCTGGCAAAAGCACAGGGCATCCAGACCCTGGAAGCCTGCACCCTGGTCATGCTGGGTACGGGGCAGTACTAA
- a CDS encoding DUF1731 domain-containing protein yields MINKKIIIAGGTGFIGQLLAAQFGKENRIVIISRHGRKTKDNSYSDRLLTVADGYNITYWHWDGRQVEKHWAAELEGADLLINLAGKSVNCRYTEQNKQTILDSRVNSNRVLAEAIRQCSTPPALWINAASATIYRHATDRPQDEFTGEISDWKKDNMPYSALDRLRFTGKKWAARFRHGKDSEAYQQLDRDFSVQVCKAWEQSFLDEPTPGTRKVALRIAITLGAGSILVPFQRLARLGLGGSLGNGRQMMSWVHAEDLGRVIHWCLVNPSAEGVYNVASPGPVSNKQFMSTFRKLVKIPFGLPAPACMLELGAALIGTETELLLKSRWVLPARLEKEGFVFRHSTLEPTLKELLAAM; encoded by the coding sequence ATGATAAACAAGAAAATAATTATTGCTGGCGGCACCGGGTTTATCGGTCAGCTACTGGCTGCACAGTTTGGAAAGGAAAACCGCATTGTCATTATCAGTCGCCACGGCCGAAAAACAAAAGACAATAGTTACAGTGATCGTTTACTGACCGTCGCTGATGGCTACAATATCACTTACTGGCATTGGGATGGCCGCCAGGTGGAAAAACACTGGGCCGCCGAACTGGAAGGGGCCGACCTGCTCATTAACCTGGCCGGCAAGTCTGTCAACTGCCGGTATACTGAACAGAATAAACAAACCATCCTGGACAGCCGCGTCAACAGCAACAGGGTCCTGGCGGAAGCCATCCGCCAATGCAGCACTCCCCCTGCGCTCTGGATCAATGCCGCTTCCGCCACCATCTACCGGCATGCCACAGACCGGCCGCAGGATGAATTCACCGGCGAGATCAGCGACTGGAAAAAAGACAATATGCCCTACTCCGCATTGGACCGCTTACGTTTTACCGGCAAAAAATGGGCAGCTCGTTTCCGGCATGGGAAAGACTCCGAAGCGTATCAGCAGCTGGACCGTGATTTTTCCGTGCAGGTCTGCAAAGCCTGGGAGCAATCTTTTCTGGACGAGCCAACACCCGGAACCCGGAAAGTAGCGCTTCGCATTGCCATCACCCTGGGAGCCGGCAGTATCCTGGTGCCTTTTCAACGCCTGGCCCGCCTGGGATTGGGCGGATCACTGGGCAACGGCCGCCAGATGATGAGCTGGGTGCATGCAGAAGACCTGGGCCGCGTGATACACTGGTGCCTCGTCAATCCTTCCGCTGAAGGCGTGTACAATGTGGCTTCGCCAGGACCTGTGTCCAATAAACAGTTCATGTCCACTTTCCGAAAACTGGTGAAGATCCCGTTTGGCCTGCCCGCCCCTGCCTGTATGTTAGAACTGGGCGCCGCTCTGATAGGTACAGAAACAGAGCTGCTGCTGAAAAGCCGCTGGGTACTGCCTGCCCGCCTGGAAAAAGAAGGTTTCGTGTTCAGGCATAGCACCCTGGAGCCCACGCTTAAAGAATTGCTTGCAGCAATGTAA
- a CDS encoding transcriptional regulator has product MKLADARQQFIASWGKFATEWGINRTMAQIHALLLVSADPLSQDDIMEQLSISRGNTNMNIRELIDWGLVDRVLIPGQRKEYFTAEKDVWKVATQIMKERKKRELEPMLKMLSQLEEVDGDKKDKDIKQFSDTIASLRRFGTQADKVLNGLAKADEHWFTGSLLKFFK; this is encoded by the coding sequence ATGAAACTTGCCGACGCACGCCAACAATTCATTGCCTCCTGGGGCAAATTCGCTACCGAGTGGGGTATTAACCGGACTATGGCCCAGATCCATGCGCTCCTGCTGGTCAGCGCCGATCCGCTCAGCCAGGACGATATCATGGAACAGCTCAGCATCAGCCGGGGCAATACCAATATGAATATCCGCGAGCTGATAGACTGGGGGCTGGTGGACCGCGTACTGATCCCCGGCCAACGCAAAGAGTATTTCACTGCTGAGAAAGATGTGTGGAAAGTAGCCACCCAGATCATGAAAGAGCGGAAGAAAAGAGAACTGGAACCCATGCTGAAAATGCTGTCCCAGCTGGAAGAAGTGGATGGCGATAAAAAAGATAAGGATATTAAGCAATTCTCAGATACCATTGCCAGCCTCAGGCGCTTCGGTACACAGGCCGATAAAGTATTGAATGGCCTGGCCAAAGCTGATGAGCACTGGTTTACCGGCTCCCTGCTGAAATTCTTTAAATAA
- a CDS encoding DUF5723 family protein yields MRHYYLLVSFLLIKMTGIGQNYTAIQGSSYAGSLGTGHNPASIVNTPYTWDVTPFAFQVRTITDAVTIHNYSLLTPGAKAEYAFTPGNFSRTAHLSSNINLLNARVSLNRQTAIAGGINIRTYLRGKTSPYNFIDTLSGLESFFGINGNRLDLSGDVTGNSWVEVYGSYARTMIDNEKARLNAGVTLKISRGLAASNVRADNIRVEPQATTELSQLVSGQARYAYSINFDYWKNEKSTMQNIRDFLSRTEGGFSMDLGVEYLLKPSGWVAFDDDDTYYDYDWKIGLSLLDLGFNQYRFSPNSRYVSGIRPGISGADLDNKFTNIENVQAFNDSLATVVRTMRRFSGNFTVINPTRLVINADRFITQAFYVNADLSINLYAFMKDRLYARELNLLTVTPRWETRRWGFYLPMQYNAENKFWVGAAVKAGPLLLGIHNFAYVFAKDQLQNGGGYLALVVRPGARNKGPYKDKKDKRMRQYQCP; encoded by the coding sequence ATGCGACATTACTATCTGCTTGTTTCATTTTTATTGATAAAAATGACAGGCATCGGGCAGAACTATACTGCCATCCAAGGCTCATCGTATGCGGGCAGTCTCGGCACAGGCCATAACCCCGCATCCATTGTGAACACGCCCTACACCTGGGATGTGACCCCATTTGCTTTCCAGGTCAGGACCATCACCGATGCCGTCACCATTCACAATTATTCCCTGCTGACGCCTGGCGCTAAAGCTGAATACGCGTTTACACCCGGCAATTTCAGCAGGACCGCCCACCTCAGCTCCAATATCAACCTGCTGAATGCAAGGGTGTCCCTTAACCGGCAGACAGCCATTGCCGGCGGCATCAATATCAGGACCTACCTGCGGGGGAAAACTAGCCCCTATAATTTCATCGATACCCTCAGCGGCCTGGAATCTTTCTTTGGTATCAACGGTAACCGGCTGGATCTCTCCGGCGATGTTACCGGCAACAGCTGGGTAGAGGTCTATGGCAGTTATGCCCGGACCATGATAGACAATGAAAAGGCCCGGCTCAATGCCGGTGTTACCCTGAAGATCTCCCGCGGACTGGCCGCCAGCAATGTCCGTGCTGATAATATCCGGGTGGAGCCACAGGCTACTACAGAACTATCGCAGCTGGTATCCGGCCAAGCCCGCTATGCCTACTCCATTAATTTCGATTACTGGAAAAATGAGAAAAGCACCATGCAGAATATCCGCGATTTCCTGTCCAGGACAGAAGGTGGGTTCTCCATGGACCTCGGTGTGGAATACCTCCTCAAACCCAGCGGCTGGGTGGCATTTGATGATGACGACACCTATTATGATTACGATTGGAAAATTGGCCTTTCCCTGCTGGACCTCGGTTTCAACCAGTACCGGTTCAGTCCCAACAGCCGCTATGTGAGCGGCATCAGGCCGGGCATCAGCGGGGCCGACCTGGACAACAAATTCACCAACATAGAAAATGTGCAGGCCTTCAACGACAGCCTGGCCACAGTGGTGCGCACCATGCGCCGGTTCAGTGGCAATTTTACCGTCATCAACCCCACCCGGCTGGTGATCAATGCGGACAGGTTTATTACCCAGGCTTTCTATGTCAACGCTGATCTCTCCATCAACCTATACGCCTTTATGAAGGACCGGCTTTATGCCCGTGAGCTGAACCTGCTGACCGTAACGCCCCGCTGGGAAACCAGGCGCTGGGGCTTCTACCTGCCCATGCAGTACAATGCAGAGAACAAGTTCTGGGTAGGCGCCGCGGTAAAGGCCGGCCCCCTCCTGCTGGGCATCCATAATTTTGCCTACGTATTTGCTAAAGACCAGCTCCAGAACGGCGGCGGTTACCTGGCCCTGGTGGTGCGGCCCGGCGCACGCAACAAAGGCCCTTATAAGGATAAGAAGGATAAAAGAATGCGTCAGTACCAGTGTCCCTGA
- a CDS encoding NAD(P)/FAD-dependent oxidoreductase has product MNIEQQYDVAIIGGGLAGLALSVQLARAGRRVVLLEKEQYPFHRVCGEYISLENWNFLQDLGLPLSDWQLPLINRLLVSSPNGTAIESRLPMGGFGISRFTIDEQLATIARQEGVTLLEKTTVSDVLYRNNSFLLFSRQGHLEARVVVGAYGKRSNLDTKWKRPFIRAKVSRLNHYIAVKYHIRTFFPDDLLALHNFDHGYCGISKIEDNKYCLCYLTTAANFRKCHNDIAELEKKIVRQNPFLDTIFASAQFLFHEPVTVSRISFNRKTQVHNHVLMIGDAGSVINPLCGYGMSMALHSSKLAFEEIQSFLQGRINRYELETQYTQQWESHFARRAQAGRWLQQILGSAFSSNAMMTALKPFPKLVRYLIRLTHGRPY; this is encoded by the coding sequence TTGAACATAGAACAGCAATATGACGTCGCCATCATTGGCGGTGGCCTGGCAGGCCTTGCTTTGTCTGTACAGCTGGCCCGTGCCGGCCGCCGGGTGGTATTGCTGGAAAAGGAACAATACCCCTTCCACCGGGTATGCGGGGAATATATCAGCCTGGAGAACTGGAACTTTTTGCAGGACCTGGGCCTGCCCCTGAGCGACTGGCAGCTACCGCTCATCAACCGCCTCCTGGTCAGCTCCCCCAACGGCACTGCCATTGAAAGCCGGCTGCCCATGGGCGGCTTCGGCATCAGCCGATTCACCATTGATGAACAGCTGGCCACCATTGCCCGGCAGGAAGGCGTTACCCTGCTGGAAAAGACAACGGTATCCGACGTATTGTACCGCAACAACAGCTTCCTCCTGTTCAGCCGGCAGGGCCACCTGGAAGCCCGCGTGGTAGTGGGCGCCTATGGCAAGAGAAGCAACCTGGACACCAAATGGAAAAGGCCCTTTATCCGGGCCAAAGTAAGCCGACTAAATCATTATATAGCAGTTAAATACCATATCCGAACATTTTTCCCCGATGATCTGCTGGCATTGCATAATTTTGACCATGGCTATTGCGGTATATCGAAAATAGAGGACAATAAATACTGTCTCTGCTATCTGACCACCGCCGCCAATTTCCGGAAATGCCACAATGATATTGCAGAGCTGGAAAAGAAGATCGTCCGGCAGAATCCTTTCCTGGATACCATTTTCGCCAGTGCCCAATTCCTCTTTCATGAACCGGTCACTGTATCCAGGATATCCTTCAACCGAAAAACACAGGTGCATAACCACGTACTCATGATCGGGGACGCAGGCAGCGTGATCAACCCACTCTGCGGCTACGGCATGAGTATGGCGCTGCATAGCAGTAAACTGGCCTTCGAGGAAATTCAATCCTTTCTCCAGGGCCGGATCAACCGCTATGAGCTGGAAACCCAGTACACCCAGCAATGGGAAAGTCATTTTGCCCGGCGCGCACAGGCCGGCAGGTGGCTGCAACAGATCCTGGGCAGCGCTTTTTCTTCCAATGCTATGATGACCGCTCTGAAACCTTTCCCTAAGCTGGTCAGGTATTTGATACGGCTAACGCACGGAAGACCCTACTGA
- a CDS encoding pyruvate dehydrogenase complex dihydrolipoamide acetyltransferase, translated as MAEKILMPRLSDTMTEGVIAAWHKKVGDPVKKGDLLAEVETDKATMELESYKDGTLLHIGTEKGGKLQVNDLLAIIGDAGEDISGLLDGGSAAPQAEAPKEEKKEEKAAPAAETPAAEAPAAGNGGGIDLANTPEVILMPRLSDTMTEGVIAAWHKKVGDAVKKGDLLADVETDKATMELESYKEGKLLYIGAQPGDKVAVNALLCVIGEEGKVDLDRIVAAAKGGGSAPAAADKGEAKSDSKAAAPASGGQSAPAAEQSASTTSDGRVKASPLAKRLASEKGIDISRVSGSGDGGRIVKKDVDDYKPGEEKSAPAPAPGQAAAKAPAAPAGQVSFDEVPVSQMRKVIAKRLGESKFSAPHFYVTMAINMDKAVASRAKLNEISPIKISFNDMVLKACAIALKKHPAINSSWLGDKIRVNHHVNIGVAVAVDEGLLVPVVRFADTKSLSQIAAEVKDFAGKAKSKKLQPSDWEGNTFTISNLGMFGVEEFTAIINAPDSCILAVGAINQVPIVKNGQIVVGNIMKVTLSCDHRVVDGASGAAFLQTLQQLLEEPLTMLV; from the coding sequence ATGGCTGAAAAGATTTTAATGCCCCGCCTGAGTGACACCATGACCGAAGGCGTGATAGCGGCCTGGCACAAAAAAGTGGGTGACCCCGTAAAAAAAGGTGACCTCCTGGCAGAAGTAGAGACAGATAAAGCGACCATGGAACTGGAGAGTTACAAAGACGGTACTTTATTGCATATTGGTACAGAAAAAGGCGGCAAACTGCAGGTGAACGACCTGCTGGCCATCATTGGCGATGCCGGTGAAGATATCAGTGGCTTACTGGATGGCGGCAGCGCTGCCCCCCAGGCTGAAGCCCCCAAAGAAGAAAAGAAAGAAGAAAAAGCAGCGCCCGCCGCTGAAACTCCCGCTGCCGAAGCGCCGGCCGCTGGCAATGGTGGCGGTATTGACCTGGCCAACACCCCTGAAGTGATCCTGATGCCCCGCCTCAGCGATACCATGACCGAAGGTGTGATTGCCGCCTGGCATAAAAAAGTTGGGGACGCCGTGAAAAAGGGCGACCTGCTGGCTGATGTGGAGACTGACAAGGCCACCATGGAGCTGGAAAGCTATAAAGAAGGTAAATTATTATATATCGGCGCCCAGCCCGGAGATAAAGTAGCCGTTAATGCCCTGCTTTGCGTGATCGGTGAAGAAGGCAAAGTGGATCTGGACAGGATTGTAGCTGCTGCCAAAGGCGGCGGTTCCGCTCCCGCTGCTGCTGATAAAGGCGAAGCTAAGTCCGACAGCAAAGCTGCTGCCCCCGCTTCCGGTGGCCAGTCCGCTCCTGCCGCTGAGCAGAGCGCTTCCACTACCAGCGACGGCCGCGTAAAAGCATCTCCCCTGGCTAAAAGACTGGCTTCCGAAAAAGGTATTGATATCTCCAGAGTATCCGGCTCCGGTGATGGCGGCCGCATCGTGAAAAAAGATGTGGACGATTACAAACCCGGAGAAGAGAAAAGTGCCCCCGCTCCTGCACCCGGCCAGGCTGCCGCCAAAGCACCCGCCGCTCCTGCCGGCCAGGTCAGCTTTGATGAAGTGCCTGTATCCCAGATGCGTAAAGTCATTGCCAAACGCCTGGGCGAAAGCAAATTCTCCGCTCCCCACTTCTACGTGACCATGGCCATCAATATGGACAAGGCCGTAGCCAGCAGGGCCAAGCTGAACGAAATATCTCCTATTAAGATCTCTTTCAACGATATGGTGCTGAAAGCCTGCGCTATCGCCCTCAAAAAACACCCTGCTATCAACAGCAGCTGGCTGGGCGATAAGATCCGCGTTAACCACCATGTCAATATCGGTGTGGCAGTAGCCGTGGACGAAGGCCTGCTGGTCCCCGTAGTTCGTTTTGCCGATACCAAATCCCTTAGCCAGATCGCTGCGGAAGTGAAAGACTTTGCCGGCAAGGCCAAGAGCAAAAAGCTCCAGCCCTCGGATTGGGAAGGCAATACCTTCACCATCTCCAACCTGGGTATGTTTGGGGTAGAAGAATTCACCGCCATCATCAATGCACCCGATTCCTGTATCCTCGCCGTTGGCGCTATCAACCAGGTGCCCATTGTGAAGAACGGACAGATCGTGGTAGGCAATATCATGAAAGTGACCCTCAGCTGTGACCACCGCGTAGTGGATGGAGCTTCCGGCGCCGCTTTCCTGCAGACCCTGCAGCAGCTGCTGGAAGAGCCGCTGACCATGCTCGTATAA